A genome region from Manihot esculenta cultivar AM560-2 chromosome 5, M.esculenta_v8, whole genome shotgun sequence includes the following:
- the LOC110616300 gene encoding fanconi-associated nuclease 1 homolog isoform X3: MLAGRESLIRLVGKRRRFLPNRQSLLSIPIQSSFSSCTDNDGVISMENEKKFSDDKMNGLISEQDEKSLLEISIRDWVTCPACGSIVRGEDCLINSHLDACLSTGKKRKWTQRTLLELKFCSQTSSFVQNVVINSEDSVAFEENDSNPCKSPRTTKLFPGKTGMASSTRNPIDGDKIDLAVGPSSLPLKDGVSTCNTMTTVDDISGVILETSIVGRRFSVVKDLNKGAKISLLRDPDNAKDPNAIKVLLADCTPSNVLGFLPRELAQHLSPLIEKYSLTFEGHVTSVPKLSLDAVPIQIICCKKLMSYGDKGHNDVEAFTSSWKSVLHAVESAKNYASSATKYQQNFCLLMQDVLRSNHHLFTDDEKNFMESFISLSNDSQRLFVRLYTRKGPWFQVSSISYPEVSDSEQAINDLSDAKELQNNNMKDILNLLTVSKLREITYLLKKKSTPSMRKQDLIASLLSSLEDKKCLFLPTAIFERTGMCIKISSKAESLSWRVERLFFLNGEQDLSAFLLVDLGIVKYPTYCCNISEHIFSTRSDLLAYEEAIEVAQIMDESLEENDSELVLRCIKIAASRMSNSTAKASQSMASELAAIFLSRFSASWVYSKVVFLGISFLEHDRRYKDAITLLKRLLACFPCDGRRGYWTLRLSIDLEHMGFSNESLSVAEDGLMDPWVRAGSRIALQRRVLRLGKPPRRWKAPTFLGSIRRKIKEVHVLGRPLNCEIGKKSRFYGEDGEQCGVEQLALQYYVGEGGGWHGVHAESGIWLTIFGLLMWDIIFSNVPNVFHNRYQTAPLDLQTDGFYPVRKSLIESHLQKIQDGMAEEIIIKSWELHSGTACLGVNWVRHSLSELRAAVVCIGGPCLASLCRHLAQDYRSWSSGMPDLLLWRFHGEYRGEAKLVEVKGPKDRLSEQQQAWLLLLMDCGFDTEVCKVKPLPSVT, encoded by the exons ATGTTAGCTGGACGGGAGAGCTTGATCCGATTGGTCGGAAAGCGAAGGCGATTCCTTCCCAATCGTCAATCTTTACTTTCCATTCCCATCCAG AGCTCCTTTAGTTCGTGTACCGATAATGATGGAGTTATTTCCATGGAGAATGAGAAGAAATTTTCAGATGATAAAATGAATGGTTTGATCTCGGAGCAGGATGAGAAAAGTCTGCTTGAAATATCAATTCGTGATTGGGTAACGTGCCCTGCTTGCGGGAGTATAGTGCGTGGAGAAGACTGTTTGATTAATTCTCATTTGG ATGCATGCCTGTCTACTGGAAAAAAGCGAAAATGGACCCAACGCACCCTTCTTGAGTTGAAATTCTGCTCACAAACAAGCAGTTTTGTACAGAATGTTGTAATAAACTCTGAGGACTCTGTTGCTTTTGAGGAAAACGATAGTAATCCTTGTAAATCACCAAGAACTACAAAGCTTTTTCCTGGCAAAACTGGGATGGCTAGTTCAACTAGGAACCCAATTGATGGGGATAAGATCGACTTGGCAGTTGGGCCCTCTTCATTGCCACTGAAAGATGGTGTTTCGACATGTAATACAATGACAACTGTGGATGACATATCAGGGGTGATTCTTGAAACTTCTATTGTTGGCCGCAGGTTTAGTGTTGTGAAGGACTTAAATAAGGGGGCAAAAATCTCCCTTTTGAGAGACCCAGATAATGCTAAGGATCCAAATGCAATCAAG GTTCTTTTGGCAGATTGTACACCTAGTAATGTGCTTGGTTTTCTCCCTCGAGAGTTAGCTCAACATTTGTCCCCTTTAATTGAGAAGTACTCTCTAACCTTTGAG GGACATGTGACCTCTGTTCCAAAACTTTCTCTTGATGCTGTTCCAATTCAAATTATATGTTGCAAAAAACTGATGTCATATGGTGATAAGGGCCATAATGATGTTGAAGCTTTCACATCTTCATGGAAAAGTGTTCTTCATGCAGTTGAATCTGCAAAGAATTATGCAAGTAGTGCAACAAAATATCAGCAGAACTTTTGTTTGTTAATGCAAGATGTTCTGAGAAGCAATCATCACCTTTTCACTGATGATGAGAAAAATTTCATGG AATCATTTATTTCTCTCTCAAATGATAGTCAGAGGCTTTTTGTGCGGCTTTATACACGGAAAG GGCCATGGTTCCAGGTGTCTAGTATCTCATACCCTGAAGTTTCAGATTCTGAGCAGGCAATCAATGATCTTTCTg ATGCAAAAGAACTACAAAACAATAACATGAAAGATATTCTGAATTTGCTCACGGTCTCTAAGCTGCGTGAAATTACATACTTATTGAAGAAG AAAAGCACCCCTAGTATGAGAAAGCAGGATCTTATCGCATCACTTTTATCTTCCTTGGAAGAtaaaaaatg CTTATTCCTACCAACTGCAATTTTTGAAAGGACAGGAATGTGTATCAAGATATCTTCAAAAGCTGAATCCCTTAGTTGGCGAGTTGAG AGACTTTTCTTCCTTAATGGAGAGCAGGATCTATCGGCATTTCTACTAGTTGATTTGGGGATAGTCAAGTATCCAACTTACTGCTGCAATATATCTGAACATATTTTCTCTACTAGAAGTGATCTGCTAGCTTATGAAGAG GCGATTGAAGTGGCACAAATAATGGACGAATCTCTTGAAGAAAATGATAGTGAATTAGTTTTAAGATGCATTAAGATAGCTGCCTCCCGAATGTCGAACTCTACTGCAAAAGCATCTCAGTCCATGGCCTCTGAATTGGCAGCTATATTTCTTTCCCGTTTTTCAGCATCATGGGTATACTCAAAAGTGGTCTTTCTAGGAATTTCCTTTCTTGAGCATGACCGCAG GTACAAGGATGCCATCACTTTGCTGAAGCGATTGCTTGCTTGTTTTCCTTGTGATGGAAGGAGAGGTTATTGGACACTAAGATTGTCTATTGATTTGGAGCACATGGGCTTTTCCAATGAGAGCCTTTCAGTTGCTGAAGATGGTTTAATGGACCCATGGGTACGTGCTGGTTCAAGAATTGCTCTACAAAGGCGAGTTCTTCGCCTGGGAAAACCTCCAAGACGCTGGAAAGCTCCTACTTTCCTGGGTTCCATTAGGAGGAAGATCAAGGAG GTTCATGTTCTGGGGAGACCTTTGAACTGTGAAATTGGCAAGAAGAGCAGGTTCTATGGAGAAGATGGGGAACAGTGTGGAGTCGAGCAGCTAGCTTTGCAGTATTACGTTGGTGAAGGAGGTGGATGGCATGGTGTTCATGCTGAGAGTGGCATTTGGCTGACCATTTTTGGGCTTCTCATGTGGGACATTATATTTTCCAATGTACCAAATGTCTTTCACAACAGATACCAG ACTGCTCCGTTGGATTTGCAGACCGATGGCTTTTATCCAGTAAGAAAGAGCCTTATAGAATCCCACTTGCAGAAAATTCAAGATGGTATGGCTGAGGAGATTATCATCAAATCATGGGAATTGCATTCAGGAACAGCTTGTCTTGGAGTTAACTGGGTCCGACATTCTCTCTCTGAACTTCGGGCTGCTGTTGTCTGCATTGGAGGCCCTTGTTTGGCCTCACTGTGCCGGCATCTTGCCCAAGATTATCGAAGCTGGTCTAGTGGAATGCCAGATTTGTTGCTATGGCGCTTCCATGGAGAATACAGAGGTGAAGCCAAGCTAGTTGAAGTTAAAGGTCCCAAAGATCGTCTCTCTGAGCAGCAGCAAGCGTGGCTGCTGCTGTTAATGGATTGTGGGTTCGATACAGAAGTTTGCAAAGTTAAACCTTTGCCATCAGTCACATGA